The Acutalibacter muris genomic sequence AAGGCGTTATCTCTGTGTTTTCAAACGCCCTGCCCGGCGAGATGCACCGTCTGAGCGAAGCTATGCTCATGGGCGACCTGACCGCCGCCAGGCAGCTGAACAGCCGGTATATCGACCTGATGGACGGCTTCTTTATGGACGTAAATCCGATCCCCATTAAGGAAGCCCTGCATCAGATGGGGATAATCTCCACTAACTTTTGCCGTATGCCGCTTACCACCATGCCCGACGATAAAAAGGCGGCACTGGAAGCGCTGCTTAAAAGGCATGGCTTGGTGCAGTAATAGCCTGAAAGCATAAAGTATAATGAACGGATGTGAAAATATGACCGATATTCTGCTCTGCGGCTGTTCAGGTAAGATGGGTACGGCTGTAAGAAATATTGTAGCAAACCGTCAGGACTGTCAAATCTCTGCGGGTTTTGATCAAGTCCCGATGCAACTGGATTTCCCAGTATACACGGCTATGGAATCCATTGCCGAACATGTGGATGTTGTGGTGGATTTCTCCCATCCCACCGCTCTTAAGTCCCTCCTTCAATACTGTAAAAAAAACAGCACACCGGCTGTGCTGTGTACCACGGGGTATTCTGCGGAACAGGTAAAAAACGTGGAGGAGGCCGCCAGGGAGCTGCCAGTGTTTTACTCCAGAAATATGTCCTTGGGCATAAATTTGCTTATGGAACTGGTAAAGACCGCCGAGAGCGTGCTGGGCGACGGCTTTGATGTAGAGATCGTCGAAGCCCATCATAACCAGAAGATAGACGCTCCCAGCGGCACAGCCCTGATGCTGGCCGACGCTGTAAATGGGGTGCGGGAAAACCGTATGAAATATACCTATGACCGTCACTCCCAGAGAAAAAAGAGGGAGCAAAATGAGCTCGGAATACACTCCGTCCGGGGCGGCACCATTGTGGGCGAGCACCAGGTGATCTTCGCCGGACAGCATGAGGTGATAACCCTCTCCCACTCCGCCCAGTCCAAAGAGCTTTTCGCTGTGGGCGCGGTGAACGCCGCCGTGTTTATGGCCGGGCGTGGGCCGGGGCTTTACGACATGGGCGATCTGATCCGGGACGGCATATAAAAAGGAGGATAAGACAAAATGGGTGCAAACACTGTGATAAGCACCGTGGACAATATCACCCTGGTGACCCTGGTGGGCTTTCCCGCCCAGGTGGACTCCATTGCCACGATACTCAAATCTA encodes the following:
- the dapB gene encoding 4-hydroxy-tetrahydrodipicolinate reductase; the encoded protein is MTDILLCGCSGKMGTAVRNIVANRQDCQISAGFDQVPMQLDFPVYTAMESIAEHVDVVVDFSHPTALKSLLQYCKKNSTPAVLCTTGYSAEQVKNVEEAARELPVFYSRNMSLGINLLMELVKTAESVLGDGFDVEIVEAHHNQKIDAPSGTALMLADAVNGVRENRMKYTYDRHSQRKKREQNELGIHSVRGGTIVGEHQVIFAGQHEVITLSHSAQSKELFAVGAVNAAVFMAGRGPGLYDMGDLIRDGI